A stretch of Acidovorax sp. RAC01 DNA encodes these proteins:
- a CDS encoding putative bifunctional diguanylate cyclase/phosphodiesterase has translation MPLAERTLTVVCLSAAVLAFAASLWVADPALKVFLDNTSWTLAFWLSAFWAWRGWSAARSSEWRLHRGLLAFTLLLAVGQGVWNVQVALGWNPFPAPADALFLLGALLWTVTVIRATFARLSRERAYTAALDFGGAVLALLAFTLVIYLPSRGVGSWAVGLVLILYPAGFLAAAAVTALAVPTVGLRIGPAHALVLAGMLGYGMSWMQWNLMVIGSTLQPGMWFNASFSLSALALGWGARGLRFEATQDMAYRHQCDRFMNYVPLMSMTLAAITLVLLFVAPDGRTGMQALILACCLVVLLLAALRQTLVVSLLNRLRTAEAAVLRNEERLYQVAHFDALTGLPNRRYFDDALERAVADASRYAQAPDRRVALLLIDLDHFKSVNETYGHRVGDALLTEAAQRITRLLDGQGLVSRLANDQFTVMLLRPASRTVLAQLAATLVEGLAQPWELSGVGAQYMGASMGISLYPDDAASSMELVQHAHSALHATKSAGRGSYRFYIEEFTQITRSRLELRRNLYGALQGGEFTLVYQPQLNQQRQTVGAEALLRWSVDGRAVPPDEFIPLAEESGLIVPIGLWVFETACRQLAQWRAEGWQVPVMSVNVSTIQLREPGFVQTLLDTARREGVAPAGLVLEITESQLLDESLYAIALDLRNAGFVLSIDDFGTGHSSLVKLKRLPVGELKIDKEFVRDIVVDMNDREICAMVNALARTLGLEVVAEGVETEEQLQLLVKMGCQRFQGWLFAPALAPAQLAAQWLQKHPQG, from the coding sequence ATGCCTCTCGCGGAACGAACCCTCACCGTGGTCTGCCTCAGCGCAGCCGTGCTGGCGTTTGCCGCGTCGCTGTGGGTGGCAGACCCGGCGCTGAAAGTGTTTCTGGACAACACGTCCTGGACGCTTGCGTTCTGGCTGTCAGCGTTCTGGGCATGGCGGGGCTGGTCGGCAGCGCGCTCCTCCGAGTGGCGGCTGCACCGGGGCTTGCTGGCGTTCACTTTGCTGCTGGCGGTGGGTCAGGGGGTGTGGAACGTGCAGGTGGCCCTGGGCTGGAATCCGTTTCCGGCCCCGGCCGATGCGTTGTTTCTGCTGGGAGCGCTCCTGTGGACGGTGACCGTCATCCGGGCCACGTTTGCCAGGCTCTCGCGGGAGCGCGCGTACACCGCGGCGCTGGATTTTGGGGGCGCGGTGCTGGCGCTGCTGGCATTCACCCTGGTCATCTACCTGCCCTCCCGCGGGGTGGGGTCGTGGGCGGTGGGCCTGGTGTTGATTCTGTACCCGGCGGGGTTTCTGGCTGCGGCTGCGGTGACCGCACTGGCCGTGCCGACGGTGGGCCTGCGCATCGGCCCCGCCCACGCGCTGGTGCTGGCGGGCATGCTGGGCTACGGCATGAGCTGGATGCAGTGGAACCTGATGGTGATCGGCAGCACCCTGCAGCCAGGCATGTGGTTTAACGCCAGTTTCAGTCTGTCGGCGCTGGCGTTGGGCTGGGGGGCCCGCGGCCTTCGGTTTGAGGCAACGCAGGACATGGCCTACCGGCACCAGTGCGACCGCTTCATGAACTACGTGCCGCTGATGTCGATGACGCTGGCGGCGATCACCCTGGTGCTGCTGTTTGTGGCGCCTGATGGGCGTACAGGCATGCAGGCGCTCATCCTTGCGTGCTGCCTGGTGGTGCTGCTGCTGGCCGCCCTGCGCCAGACGCTGGTGGTGAGCCTGCTCAACCGCCTGCGCACGGCCGAGGCAGCCGTGCTGCGCAACGAAGAGCGGCTGTACCAGGTCGCGCACTTCGATGCGCTTACCGGGCTGCCCAACCGCCGGTACTTTGACGATGCGCTGGAGCGCGCCGTGGCCGATGCGTCGCGCTATGCGCAGGCGCCAGACCGCCGCGTGGCGCTGCTGCTCATCGACCTGGACCACTTCAAGAGCGTCAACGAGACCTATGGCCACCGCGTGGGCGATGCGCTGCTGACCGAGGCTGCGCAGCGCATCACGCGTCTGCTGGACGGGCAGGGCCTGGTGTCGCGCCTGGCCAATGACCAGTTCACGGTGATGCTGCTGCGCCCGGCCTCGCGCACCGTGCTGGCCCAGCTGGCGGCCACGCTGGTCGAGGGGCTGGCGCAACCCTGGGAGCTGTCGGGGGTGGGCGCGCAGTACATGGGTGCGAGCATGGGGATCAGCCTGTACCCCGACGATGCGGCCAGCAGCATGGAACTGGTGCAGCACGCACATTCCGCGCTGCACGCCACCAAGAGCGCGGGGCGGGGCTCGTACCGCTTCTACATCGAGGAGTTCACGCAGATCACCCGCAGCCGGCTGGAGCTGCGCCGCAACCTGTATGGCGCGCTGCAGGGCGGAGAGTTCACGCTGGTGTACCAGCCGCAGCTGAACCAGCAGCGCCAGACCGTGGGCGCCGAGGCGCTGCTGCGCTGGTCCGTGGACGGCAGGGCGGTGCCCCCCGATGAATTCATACCGCTGGCCGAGGAGAGCGGGCTCATCGTGCCAATTGGCCTCTGGGTGTTCGAGACCGCATGCCGCCAGCTGGCGCAGTGGCGGGCCGAGGGCTGGCAGGTGCCGGTGATGTCCGTCAACGTCTCCACCATCCAGCTGCGCGAGCCCGGCTTTGTGCAGACCCTGCTGGACACGGCCCGGCGCGAAGGCGTGGCGCCCGCAGGCCTGGTGCTGGAGATCACCGAGTCTCAGCTGCTCGACGAGTCGCTCTATGCGATTGCGCTGGATCTCCGCAACGCAGGCTTCGTGCTGTCCATCGACGACTTTGGTACCGGGCATTCGTCGCTCGTCAAGCTCAAGCGGCTGCCGGTGGGCGAGCTCAAGATCGACAAGGAGTTTGTGCGCGACATCGTGGTCGACATGAATGACCGCGAAATCTGCGCCATGGTGAACGCGCTGGCCCGCACGCTGGGCCTGGAGGTGGTGGCTGAAGGGGTGGAGACCGAAGAGCAGCTGCAGCTGCTGGTGAAAATGGGTTGCCAGCGTTTTCAGGGCTGGCTGTTTGCACCCGCTCTGGCGCCTGCCCAGTTGGCTGCGCAGTGGCTGCAAAAGCATCCGCAGGGGTAG
- a CDS encoding FMN-dependent NADH-azoreductase — protein sequence MQLLHVDSAITGTQSVSRQLTANTVAAWVAAHAGTAVQYLDLAENAPSHLSAQSLGFRTGQAAATEAERAENALSEALVSQFLAADVIVIGAPLYNFSVPSQLKAWIDRVAQAGRTFKYTDKGPVGLAGGKTVIVASTRGGVYSTSEGGQAMEHQESYLKVVFGFFGITDVRFVRAEGVAMGPDAKAAALTSAQAHIAQHTGAVAHKASAA from the coding sequence ATGCAACTGCTTCACGTCGACTCGGCCATCACCGGCACCCAATCCGTATCCCGCCAGCTCACCGCCAACACCGTGGCGGCCTGGGTGGCAGCCCACGCCGGCACTGCGGTGCAGTACCTGGACCTGGCCGAAAACGCACCGTCGCACCTGTCGGCCCAGTCGCTGGGTTTTCGCACCGGCCAGGCCGCCGCGACCGAGGCCGAGCGCGCCGAAAACGCGCTGTCGGAGGCGCTGGTGAGCCAGTTTCTGGCGGCTGATGTGATCGTGATCGGCGCGCCGCTGTACAACTTCTCGGTGCCCAGCCAGCTCAAGGCGTGGATCGACCGCGTGGCCCAGGCCGGCCGCACCTTCAAGTACACCGACAAGGGCCCCGTGGGCCTGGCCGGTGGCAAGACGGTGATCGTGGCATCGACCCGCGGCGGCGTGTATTCGACCAGCGAAGGCGGCCAGGCCATGGAGCACCAGGAGAGCTACCTGAAGGTGGTGTTCGGCTTCTTCGGCATCACCGACGTGCGCTTTGTTCGCGCCGAGGGCGTGGCCATGGGCCCTGACGCCAAGGCAGCGGCCCTGACTTCGGCACAGGCACATATTGCCCAGCACACGGGCGCTGTGGCCCACAAGGCCAGCGCTGCCTGA
- a CDS encoding LysR family transcriptional regulator, giving the protein MQDLNDMLYFAEVVERGGFAAAGRALGIPKSRLSRRVSELEAQLGVRLLQRTTRRLSLTEVGEAYLRHCQAMRESAQAAADVAAQVQTSPRGTIRVSCPVTLAQTVLAELMPQFLSTFPEVRVEMLVSNRAVNLVEEGIDVALRVRPSVDDSGSMVVKRLDHATQILVASPEQLIRQGTPATLEDLARLDSIAMSAPDGRSTWNLIGPGGVHQVVQHTPRYVADDLLTLKMAAVAGTGICWMPDYMCQDEIREGRLVRVLPAWAPAPAIVHAVFPSRRGLSPAVRRFLDYLGEAMPGRSSHATRQALQADGAGI; this is encoded by the coding sequence ATGCAAGACCTGAACGACATGCTTTATTTCGCCGAGGTGGTGGAGCGCGGTGGCTTTGCAGCTGCCGGGCGCGCCCTGGGCATTCCCAAGTCGCGCCTGTCGCGGCGGGTGTCCGAGCTGGAGGCCCAGCTGGGCGTGCGGCTGCTGCAGCGCACCACGCGCCGGCTGTCGCTCACCGAAGTGGGCGAGGCGTACCTGCGGCACTGCCAGGCCATGCGCGAGTCGGCCCAGGCTGCGGCCGATGTGGCGGCCCAGGTGCAGACGTCGCCCCGCGGCACCATCCGCGTGAGCTGCCCGGTCACGCTGGCCCAGACGGTGCTGGCCGAGCTGATGCCGCAGTTTCTGTCGACCTTCCCCGAGGTGCGCGTGGAGATGCTGGTGAGCAACCGCGCCGTCAATCTGGTGGAAGAGGGCATCGACGTGGCCCTGCGGGTGCGCCCCTCGGTGGACGACAGTGGCAGCATGGTGGTCAAGCGGCTCGACCATGCCACCCAGATCCTGGTGGCCAGCCCTGAACAGCTGATCCGCCAGGGCACGCCTGCCACGCTGGAAGATCTGGCGCGGCTCGACAGCATCGCCATGTCGGCGCCGGATGGGCGCTCCACCTGGAACCTCATCGGCCCCGGCGGTGTGCACCAGGTGGTGCAACACACGCCGCGCTATGTGGCCGACGACCTGCTCACCCTCAAGATGGCCGCCGTGGCCGGCACCGGCATCTGCTGGATGCCCGACTACATGTGCCAGGACGAAATCCGCGAGGGGCGGCTGGTGCGCGTGCTGCCTGCGTGGGCGCCAGCGCCCGCCATCGTGCATGCCGTGTTCCCGTCACGCCGCGGGCTCTCGCCGGCCGTGCGCCGGTTTCTGGACTACCTGGGCGAGGCCATGCCCGGCCGCAGCAGCCACGCCACGCGGCAGGCGCTGCAGGCAGACGGCGCAGGCATCTGA
- a CDS encoding HDOD domain-containing protein, producing MSTPHPVDLDLKQARAHPAVRAIVIPPCPESLLRLQQIVAGPEVDLQALGQLAASDVAMAAALMRVANSPLHGLAQPVQTVGMALTVLGLRPSVELLSAFITRHALNVRSPLLDHFWESSQRRAIACEHIGRQLYSLDPGLGYSFGLFCHVGIPVLVKAVRGYSSTVTEALARKDRTFTQTENANHQTDHAVVGAIVARTWHLPAAVAQAVWLHHDFACLADERFDPTVRHLVAMGALADYLVTHHENLPPTREWQLHGEACMEHLHVTQDELDHWIDALYPAFEAVVF from the coding sequence GTGAGCACTCCACACCCCGTTGATCTGGATCTGAAGCAGGCGCGTGCGCACCCCGCCGTACGCGCCATCGTCATCCCTCCGTGCCCTGAATCGCTGCTGCGGCTGCAGCAGATCGTGGCCGGGCCCGAGGTGGACCTGCAGGCCCTGGGCCAGCTGGCGGCATCCGATGTGGCCATGGCTGCGGCGCTGATGCGGGTGGCCAACAGCCCCCTGCATGGCCTGGCGCAGCCGGTGCAGACGGTGGGCATGGCGCTCACGGTGCTGGGATTGCGGCCCTCGGTGGAATTGCTGTCGGCGTTCATCACGCGCCATGCGCTCAACGTGCGCTCGCCGCTGCTCGACCATTTCTGGGAAAGCTCGCAACGCCGTGCCATTGCGTGCGAGCACATCGGTCGTCAGCTCTACAGCCTGGACCCCGGGCTGGGCTACAGCTTCGGGCTGTTTTGCCATGTGGGCATACCGGTGCTGGTCAAGGCAGTGCGGGGGTATTCGTCCACCGTGACCGAAGCGCTGGCCCGCAAGGACCGCACCTTCACCCAGACCGAGAACGCCAACCATCAAACCGACCATGCCGTGGTGGGCGCCATCGTGGCGCGCACCTGGCATCTGCCAGCCGCGGTGGCGCAGGCCGTGTGGCTGCACCACGACTTTGCCTGTCTGGCCGATGAGCGCTTTGACCCGACGGTGCGGCACCTGGTAGCCATGGGCGCGCTGGCCGATTACCTGGTCACGCACCACGAAAACCTGCCCCCCACGCGCGAGTGGCAACTGCACGGCGAGGCGTGCATGGAGCACCTGCACGTCACGCAGGATGAGTTGGACCACTGGATTGATGCGCTGTACCCAGCCTTCGAGGCTGTTGTTTTCTAG